A genome region from Nocardia sp. NBC_01730 includes the following:
- a CDS encoding FtsK/SpoIIIE family DNA translocase → MAGKSRSTTTTRARAGSARGRTTARSRAATPRASGAPRGRTTPVRRPVRRKSNTAPLAMLGRGIGSGWTMLARAVGATTRTLSRAGEIEHGHRRDGIALALIALSAVIAAAVWLSAGGPVGHWVEDVIRAVSGSASAGLPFVACGIAVVLMRTEPRPEIRPRLVLGGLLIGLPVLGLWHVAAGAPTNAHGRSHAAGFVGFVAGGPLTNGLTAWLAVPILLLAIVFGVLLVTGTTVREVPDKLRRYFGTASGGDEYGEYGGEFGEYDPGDYDADGFPVHRSGSKRRGRTPAENYPADEFGDPDAVTEVLGEPPLRDAKPIAVEEPAPKPKPKPKPKRQPPAVVAEDQTPAAPKQLEFVTDRVVEGDYTLPPLSLLTDGDPPKKRSAANESMIEAITEVLVQFKIDAAVTGFVRGPTVTRYEVELGPGVKVEKITALARNIAYAVATENVRLLAPIPGKSAVGIEVPNADRELVRLADVLKAPSTRNDHHPLVIGLGKNIEGEFVSANLAKMPHLLVAGSTGSGKSSFVNSMLVSLLQRATPDEVRMILIDPKMVELTPYEGIPHLITPIITQPKKAAAALTWLVEEMEQRYQDMQANKVRHIDDFNKKVKSGAITAPLGSERVYKPYPYVLAIVDELADLMMTAPRDVEDAIVRITQKARAAGIHLVLATQRPSVDVVTGLIKTNVPSRLAFATSSLTDSRVILDQPGAEKLIGMGDGLFLPMGAGKPTRLQGAFISDEEIHGVVDFAKNQAEPDYQDGVTAAKPGEKKDVDSDIGDDIDVFLQAVELVVTSQFGSTSMLQRKLRVGFAKAGRLMDLMETRGVVGPSEGSKARDVLVKPDELEGLLWSIRGGGAGGEPEE, encoded by the coding sequence ATGGCAGGTAAGTCCCGCAGCACCACGACCACTCGGGCGCGGGCGGGATCGGCGCGGGGGAGGACGACGGCACGGTCTCGCGCGGCCACGCCCCGCGCGTCCGGGGCGCCGCGTGGGCGCACCACGCCGGTTCGGCGCCCGGTGCGTCGCAAGTCGAACACGGCACCGCTCGCGATGCTCGGGCGCGGCATCGGCAGCGGCTGGACCATGCTGGCCCGCGCGGTCGGCGCCACCACCCGGACGTTGAGCCGGGCCGGGGAGATCGAACACGGACATCGCCGCGACGGCATCGCGCTCGCCTTGATCGCGCTCAGCGCCGTGATCGCGGCGGCAGTATGGCTGTCGGCGGGCGGGCCGGTCGGGCACTGGGTCGAGGACGTCATCCGCGCGGTGTCCGGGTCGGCTTCGGCCGGGTTGCCTTTCGTCGCATGCGGGATCGCCGTCGTCCTCATGCGCACCGAGCCGCGCCCCGAGATTCGCCCGCGGCTCGTGCTCGGCGGGCTCCTGATCGGGCTGCCGGTCCTGGGTCTGTGGCACGTCGCGGCCGGTGCGCCCACCAATGCGCACGGACGTTCCCACGCAGCCGGTTTCGTCGGCTTCGTGGCGGGAGGCCCGCTCACCAATGGTTTGACCGCCTGGCTCGCGGTCCCGATCCTGTTGCTGGCCATCGTCTTCGGTGTGCTGCTGGTGACCGGGACGACAGTGCGGGAGGTGCCTGACAAGCTCCGCCGATATTTCGGCACCGCGAGCGGTGGCGACGAATACGGCGAGTACGGCGGCGAATTCGGAGAATACGATCCGGGTGACTACGACGCCGACGGCTTCCCGGTGCACCGCTCCGGCTCGAAACGGCGTGGCCGCACGCCCGCCGAGAACTACCCGGCGGACGAGTTCGGCGATCCAGATGCCGTCACCGAGGTGCTAGGCGAACCGCCGCTGCGCGATGCCAAGCCGATCGCCGTCGAGGAGCCCGCGCCGAAGCCGAAGCCGAAGCCGAAGCCGAAGCGACAACCTCCGGCAGTGGTGGCCGAGGATCAGACTCCGGCCGCGCCGAAGCAGCTCGAATTCGTCACCGATCGTGTGGTCGAGGGCGACTACACGCTGCCGCCGCTGTCCCTGCTGACCGACGGCGACCCGCCCAAGAAGCGCAGCGCCGCCAACGAATCGATGATCGAGGCGATCACCGAGGTGCTGGTGCAGTTCAAGATCGACGCGGCGGTCACCGGCTTCGTGCGCGGCCCGACGGTCACTCGCTACGAGGTGGAACTCGGGCCGGGCGTGAAGGTCGAGAAGATCACCGCACTGGCCCGCAACATCGCCTATGCCGTCGCGACGGAGAACGTCCGGCTGCTCGCGCCGATCCCAGGCAAGTCCGCGGTCGGTATCGAGGTGCCCAACGCCGACCGCGAGCTGGTCCGTCTCGCCGACGTGCTCAAGGCACCGTCCACCCGCAATGACCATCACCCCTTGGTGATCGGCCTCGGCAAGAACATCGAGGGCGAGTTCGTATCGGCGAACCTGGCCAAGATGCCGCATCTGCTGGTCGCGGGTTCCACCGGATCGGGTAAGTCGAGCTTCGTGAACTCGATGCTGGTGTCGCTGCTGCAGCGCGCGACGCCGGATGAGGTCCGGATGATTCTGATCGACCCGAAGATGGTGGAACTCACCCCCTACGAGGGCATTCCACACCTGATCACGCCCATCATCACCCAGCCGAAGAAGGCCGCGGCCGCGCTGACCTGGCTGGTGGAGGAGATGGAGCAGCGCTATCAGGACATGCAGGCGAACAAGGTGCGCCACATCGACGACTTCAACAAGAAGGTGAAGTCCGGTGCGATCACCGCGCCGCTGGGCAGCGAACGGGTGTACAAGCCTTATCCGTATGTCCTGGCCATCGTCGACGAGCTCGCCGACCTGATGATGACCGCCCCGCGCGACGTGGAAGACGCCATCGTCCGGATCACCCAGAAGGCCCGTGCCGCGGGCATTCACCTCGTGCTGGCCACCCAGCGCCCGTCGGTGGATGTGGTCACCGGTTTGATCAAGACCAACGTGCCGTCCCGGTTGGCGTTCGCTACCTCCTCGCTGACGGACTCGCGCGTCATCCTCGACCAACCCGGTGCCGAGAAGCTGATCGGCATGGGCGACGGATTGTTCCTGCCGATGGGCGCGGGCAAGCCGACACGGCTGCAGGGCGCGTTCATCAGCGACGAGGAAATCCACGGTGTCGTCGACTTCGCCAAGAACCAAGCCGAACCCGACTACCAGGACGGTGTGACCGCCGCCAAGCCGGGCGAGAAGAAGGACGTCGACTCCGACATCGGCGACGACATCGACGTCTTCCTCCAGGCGGTGGAGCTTGTCGTCACCTCACAGTTCGGGTCGACTTCCATGCTGCAGCGCAAGCTGCGGGTCGGCTTCGCCAAGGCGGGGCGGCTGATGGACCTCATGGAGACCCGCGGCGTCGTCGGCCCGAGCGAGGGGTCCAAGGCGCGCGACGTCCTCGTCAAACCCGATGAGCTGGAAGGGTTGCTGTGGTCGATCCGCGGCGGCGGTGCGGGCGGCGAGCCGGAGGAGTGA
- a CDS encoding TIGR03085 family metal-binding protein, with amino-acid sequence MTMAQRERQGLVEAMRSAGPEAPTLCGEWTVRDLAAHLVVRERRPDAAPGILLKPFAGYLDRVQTKAASKPFPALLEQVRTGPPWWSPLRPVDAVVNLSEMFVHHEDVRRAAPGWQPRELTAADEDKLWSQVRRMASMSYRKAPVTVALRTQDGRRVVARSASGVVVTLTGKPSELLLHAFGRDEVRLESAGDADAVRAVLSLDRSV; translated from the coding sequence GTGACTATGGCGCAGCGGGAACGTCAGGGGCTGGTCGAGGCGATGCGATCCGCGGGGCCGGAGGCGCCGACCCTCTGTGGTGAGTGGACGGTGCGGGATCTCGCCGCGCACTTGGTGGTTCGCGAGCGGCGGCCCGATGCCGCACCGGGAATCCTGCTGAAGCCGTTCGCAGGCTACCTCGATCGGGTGCAGACGAAGGCGGCGAGCAAGCCGTTTCCCGCGCTACTGGAGCAGGTGCGCACCGGTCCGCCGTGGTGGTCGCCGCTGCGGCCGGTCGACGCGGTAGTCAATCTGTCGGAGATGTTCGTGCACCACGAGGACGTGCGCCGCGCCGCGCCGGGCTGGCAGCCGCGCGAGCTGACCGCCGCGGACGAGGACAAGCTGTGGTCGCAGGTACGCAGGATGGCGTCGATGTCCTACCGCAAGGCGCCGGTCACGGTCGCCCTGCGGACGCAGGACGGAAGGCGCGTGGTGGCCCGGTCCGCGTCCGGCGTGGTCGTGACATTGACCGGCAAGCCGTCGGAGCTGCTGCTGCATGCCTTCGGACGAGACGAGGTCCGGCTGGAGAGCGCCGGTGACGCCGACGCCGTCCGCGCGGTGCTCAGCCTGGACCGCTCGGTCTGA
- a CDS encoding DUF4189 domain-containing protein translates to MKKLASGVAVLAAAGTALAVSAPAAHAYTNNYGAIALSTSTGLIGYSYDYPDSAAAKRRAISSCGAADCSTRVWFANGCGAVAYSSSNGTWSWAYASSRRAAQSRALSNNSSNAYIVHWNCTSNHG, encoded by the coding sequence GTGAAGAAGCTTGCTAGCGGTGTGGCCGTGCTGGCGGCGGCGGGTACCGCGCTGGCCGTCAGCGCACCTGCGGCACACGCCTACACCAACAACTACGGCGCCATCGCGCTGTCCACCTCGACCGGGCTGATCGGGTATTCCTACGACTACCCGGACTCCGCTGCCGCAAAGCGACGCGCCATCAGCTCCTGCGGCGCGGCAGACTGCAGCACAAGGGTCTGGTTCGCCAACGGCTGCGGCGCCGTGGCGTACTCCAGCAGCAACGGCACCTGGAGCTGGGCATACGCCTCGTCGCGCCGCGCCGCGCAGAGCCGAGCCTTGTCCAACAACAGTTCCAACGCCTACATCGTGCACTGGAACTGCACATCCAACCACGGCTGA
- a CDS encoding ribonuclease J yields MSDPVARRPRRGASRAAGAPAPVEQPKRTEQPKRTEKPKRTEKPKRTEKPKRAEQPEPPASAEVSVQAEVAVQPQKKAKKSAQAKQEPTPRDGQPRRSGRGRQQSGRGRAEAPAPPPNPVAGHDRLGAPPALPKQGLRVFALGGIGEIGRNMTVFEYGGKLLIVDCGVLFPEDQQPGVDLILPDFRPIEDRMDDVVAVVLTHGHEDHIGAVPFLLRLRTDIPVIGSRFTLALVAAKCREHRQHPKLVEVTEGQHTTHGPFGCEYFAVNHSIPDAIAVAIRTPAGVVLHTGDIKLDQLPLDGRLTDLAGFSRLGDEGVDLFLVDSTNAEVPGFVTPEREIGGVLDTVIGKARNRVIVASFASHVHRIQQVVDVAQKYGRRVCFVGRSMVRNMQIAQELGYLTVPDGVVVDLDVAATLPGDRLVLISTGSQGEPLSALSRMARGDHRQINIRADDLVVLASSLIPGNENSVFAVVNGLARLGATVITQQNAKVHVSGHASAGELLYLYNAVRPTNAMPVHGEWRHLRANAALAVATGVPEDRVVLAEDGVVVDLVDGIASIVGRVTVGHVYVDGLSVGDVGESTLSDRLVLGEGGFISITVAIDETTGKAVSTPELSGRGFSDDPTALTDAAELVEIELLRLAGEGVTDTHRIAQGVRRVVGRWVADKYRRRPMIVPTVIGV; encoded by the coding sequence ATGAGTGATCCTGTGGCCCGTCGCCCCCGCCGCGGCGCTTCCCGCGCCGCGGGAGCGCCCGCACCGGTCGAACAGCCGAAACGGACCGAACAGCCGAAACGGACCGAAAAGCCGAAACGGACCGAAAAGCCGAAACGGACCGAAAAGCCGAAGCGCGCCGAACAGCCCGAGCCCCCGGCGTCCGCCGAGGTGAGCGTCCAGGCCGAGGTCGCTGTGCAGCCCCAGAAGAAGGCGAAGAAGTCCGCGCAGGCGAAGCAGGAGCCCACGCCGCGCGACGGGCAGCCGCGGCGTTCGGGCCGAGGGCGCCAGCAGTCCGGTCGTGGGCGTGCCGAAGCCCCCGCGCCGCCGCCGAATCCGGTCGCTGGGCACGACCGTCTCGGCGCCCCGCCCGCCCTGCCCAAGCAGGGCCTGCGCGTGTTCGCCCTCGGCGGCATCGGCGAGATCGGCCGTAACATGACCGTTTTCGAGTACGGCGGCAAGCTGCTGATCGTCGACTGCGGTGTGCTGTTCCCGGAGGACCAGCAGCCCGGCGTCGACCTGATCCTGCCCGACTTCCGCCCCATCGAGGACCGGATGGACGACGTGGTTGCCGTCGTGCTCACCCATGGGCACGAGGATCACATCGGCGCGGTGCCGTTCCTGCTGCGGCTGCGGACGGACATACCGGTCATCGGGTCACGATTCACCCTCGCGCTGGTCGCCGCGAAATGCCGGGAGCACCGCCAGCATCCGAAGCTGGTCGAGGTGACCGAGGGCCAGCACACCACGCACGGCCCCTTCGGCTGTGAGTACTTCGCGGTCAATCACTCCATTCCCGACGCGATCGCCGTCGCCATCCGCACACCCGCCGGTGTCGTCCTGCACACCGGTGACATCAAGCTGGACCAGCTTCCGCTGGACGGACGACTCACCGACCTGGCCGGATTCTCCCGCCTCGGCGACGAGGGCGTCGACCTGTTCCTGGTGGACTCCACCAACGCCGAGGTGCCGGGCTTCGTCACGCCGGAGCGCGAGATCGGCGGCGTGCTGGACACCGTGATCGGCAAGGCCCGCAACCGAGTGATCGTCGCGTCGTTCGCCAGTCACGTGCACCGCATCCAGCAAGTGGTCGACGTGGCCCAGAAGTATGGGCGGCGAGTGTGTTTCGTCGGTCGTTCGATGGTCCGCAACATGCAGATCGCACAGGAGCTGGGTTATCTCACCGTGCCGGACGGCGTGGTCGTCGACCTCGATGTGGCCGCGACGCTGCCCGGCGATCGGCTGGTGCTGATCTCGACCGGTTCGCAGGGCGAGCCGCTGTCGGCGCTGTCGCGGATGGCCCGCGGCGACCATCGCCAGATCAACATCCGCGCCGACGACTTGGTGGTGCTGGCCTCCTCGCTCATCCCAGGCAACGAGAATTCGGTGTTCGCGGTGGTCAACGGCCTTGCCAGGCTCGGAGCCACGGTGATCACCCAGCAGAACGCCAAGGTGCACGTCTCCGGACATGCGTCGGCCGGCGAGCTGCTGTACCTGTACAACGCGGTGCGGCCGACCAACGCGATGCCGGTGCACGGCGAATGGCGGCACCTGCGCGCCAATGCGGCCCTGGCCGTGGCGACCGGTGTGCCCGAAGACCGGGTGGTGCTCGCCGAGGACGGCGTAGTGGTCGACCTGGTCGACGGCATCGCTTCGATCGTCGGCCGGGTGACTGTCGGGCACGTGTACGTCGACGGCCTCTCCGTGGGCGACGTCGGTGAATCGACGCTGTCGGACCGGCTCGTGCTCGGCGAGGGCGGCTTCATCTCGATCACCGTCGCCATCGATGAAACCACCGGCAAGGCGGTCAGCACCCCCGAGCTCAGCGGACGCGGCTTCTCCGACGATCCGACCGCGCTCACCGACGCGGCGGAACTGGTGGAAATCGAACTGCTGAGACTGGCGGGTGAGGGTGTCACTGACACCCACCGGATCGCGCAGGGTGTGCGCCGTGTGGTCGGTCGCTGGGTGGCCGATAAGTATCGCCGTCGCCCGATGATCGTGCCGACCGTGATCGGCGTCTGA
- the dapA gene encoding 4-hydroxy-tetrahydrodipicolinate synthase, with protein MTNGESTPTELRASGTVGVAMVTPFSADGKLDVDAGVALAARLVDRGVDLLAISGTTGESPTSTESEKADLLRAVVDAVGDRATVIAGAGTYDTAHSVELARTAQRAGAHGLLVVTPYYSRPSQEGLVAHFTAVADATDLPVTLYDIPGRSVVPIASDTIRTLAEHPRIVAVKDAKGDLNMGAELIASTGLTFYSGDDALNLPWLSVGAVGFISVIGHLVPERLRALLEAYTAGEVVRAREINATLLPLHTAMARLGGVAMSKGGLRLLGVEVGEPRLPQLMPNTRQLEVLAAELRTVGVTS; from the coding sequence ATGACGAACGGTGAATCGACGCCAACGGAGCTGCGCGCGTCCGGCACAGTAGGTGTCGCGATGGTGACCCCCTTCAGTGCCGACGGCAAGCTCGACGTCGATGCCGGGGTCGCGCTCGCGGCCCGCCTGGTCGACCGCGGTGTCGACCTGCTCGCGATCTCGGGAACCACCGGCGAATCGCCGACCAGCACCGAATCGGAGAAGGCAGACCTGCTGCGCGCCGTTGTCGATGCCGTCGGCGACCGTGCCACCGTGATCGCGGGGGCGGGCACCTACGACACAGCGCACTCGGTCGAACTCGCGCGCACCGCGCAGCGCGCGGGTGCGCACGGTTTGCTCGTGGTGACGCCGTACTACTCCCGGCCCAGCCAGGAGGGCCTGGTCGCGCACTTCACCGCCGTCGCGGATGCCACCGATCTGCCGGTCACCCTGTACGACATTCCAGGTCGGTCGGTGGTCCCGATCGCCAGCGACACCATCCGCACGCTTGCCGAGCATCCACGCATAGTCGCGGTCAAGGACGCCAAGGGCGACCTCAACATGGGCGCGGAGCTCATCGCGAGCACCGGCCTGACCTTCTACTCCGGCGACGACGCGCTCAACCTGCCCTGGCTTTCGGTCGGTGCTGTCGGATTCATCAGCGTCATCGGGCATCTCGTGCCTGAACGGCTGCGTGCGCTGTTGGAGGCCTACACCGCCGGTGAGGTGGTCCGTGCCCGCGAGATCAACGCCACGCTGCTGCCGCTGCACACCGCGATGGCCCGGCTGGGTGGGGTCGCGATGAGTAAGGGCGGGCTGCGGCTGCTCGGCGTCGAGGTCGGTGAACCGCGGCTGCCGCAGCTGATGCCCAACACCAGGCAACTGGAAGTGCTGGCCGCCGAGCTGCGGACGGTCGGGGTGACTTCATGA
- a CDS encoding winged helix-turn-helix domain-containing protein, with protein MRNMSASAARRTALAAQGFGARRHARVTRRSVLGVLDRTQLLQLDSVSAVVRAHYAPVFSRIGAYDRALLDQAAWSNGVRRPRALVEYWAHEAALIPVEDWPLMRWRMRQYEHGRWSGMRKVVERNPTLGKDILDVITEVGAATAGEVERHLELDKPRPKGSWWNLSDTKMICEQLFAAGSLSVAERVGFARHYDLTERVIPADVLARTVSEQDAVRELVRRAATAHGIGTETDLRDYYRLQRTQTEPAIAELVDAGELIPVAVEGWDKPGFLRAGAPAPRRVEGAALLCPFDPLIFFRARTERIFDFHYRIEIYTPEHKRVHGYYVFPLLLDGELVGRVDLRAERATGRLRVPGAFAEPGYDTLATAHALTGALREMADWLELDEVVIGDRGNLVSLL; from the coding sequence ATGCGGAACATGAGTGCGTCGGCGGCGCGTCGAACGGCGTTGGCGGCGCAGGGTTTCGGTGCGCGCAGGCACGCGCGGGTCACCCGGCGGTCTGTGCTCGGGGTGCTGGACAGAACCCAACTGCTGCAACTGGATTCGGTGTCCGCGGTGGTGCGAGCGCACTACGCGCCGGTGTTCAGCCGGATCGGGGCTTACGACCGCGCGCTGCTCGACCAGGCCGCGTGGAGCAACGGCGTGCGGCGGCCGCGTGCACTCGTCGAGTACTGGGCACACGAGGCCGCGCTCATTCCGGTCGAGGACTGGCCGCTGATGCGCTGGCGAATGAGGCAGTACGAGCACGGGCGCTGGTCCGGCATGCGCAAGGTCGTGGAGCGCAATCCCACGCTGGGCAAGGACATTCTCGACGTGATCACCGAGGTCGGAGCGGCCACCGCCGGCGAGGTGGAGCGCCATCTCGAACTGGACAAGCCGCGCCCCAAGGGTTCCTGGTGGAATCTCAGTGACACCAAGATGATTTGCGAGCAGCTTTTCGCCGCCGGTTCGCTCTCCGTGGCCGAACGCGTCGGGTTCGCCAGGCACTACGACCTCACGGAGCGGGTGATCCCGGCGGACGTGCTGGCGCGCACCGTTTCCGAACAGGACGCGGTGCGCGAGTTGGTGCGCCGCGCGGCCACCGCGCACGGCATCGGCACCGAGACCGACCTGCGCGACTATTACCGCCTGCAACGTACCCAAACCGAACCGGCCATCGCCGAACTGGTGGACGCGGGTGAGCTGATCCCGGTGGCGGTCGAGGGGTGGGACAAACCCGGCTTCCTGCGGGCCGGTGCGCCCGCGCCGCGCCGCGTCGAGGGCGCCGCGCTGCTGTGCCCGTTCGACCCGCTGATCTTCTTCCGCGCTCGTACCGAGCGAATCTTCGACTTTCACTACCGCATCGAGATCTACACCCCGGAACACAAACGGGTGCACGGCTATTACGTCTTCCCGCTCCTGCTCGACGGCGAGCTCGTCGGTCGCGTCGACCTGCGCGCGGAACGAGCGACCGGTCGCCTTCGGGTGCCTGGTGCGTTCGCTGAACCCGGGTACGACACCCTGGCCACCGCGCACGCACTCACCGGCGCGCTGCGTGAGATGGCCGACTGGCTCGAACTGGACGAGGTGGTGATCGGTGACCGGGGCAACCTCGTCTCGCTGCTGTAG
- a CDS encoding ATP-binding protein — translation MATGSRAASARMIVSSMLDTPQPSHSMPLDRPRASRWRRRVVAVSREKVSEGAVGRVLRGLGLAIGIAGVIAAIVELPEIANQSRFVPLGWTVVEVALAFGLFPVLAVVSVGMSCRAIQYVAGLAAVSFVAAMAVVPFAYSRPEAEGASVWLYRVLALGVLAAVLAWRPPLAIAYLLVSAALGALANLFVLRETTALSLLGDFARAAGLSALFLWCAIHARVAADRVDRESAIESSRAAVVAGAAARERERARFAALIHDAVLSTLLDASRGGTESPVLRRQAEQTLEQLDACRVGEVEPDRLDAQSAIGFLRSAVHEVNPGIRFTARRWAGFDDLHLPVEAASTIAAALAEAARNSLRHATFEGREVRRTVTVTISAGGIRVVFRDDGTGFDLSEVPADRLGISVSILGRMRRLAGGAGFVESQPGEGTTVTLVWGGDG, via the coding sequence ATGGCTACCGGTTCCCGAGCGGCATCCGCGCGGATGATCGTGTCCAGCATGCTGGACACCCCGCAGCCCTCCCACTCCATGCCGCTCGACCGGCCACGCGCGAGCCGTTGGCGCCGCAGGGTTGTCGCGGTGTCCAGGGAGAAGGTGTCCGAGGGCGCCGTCGGCCGCGTTCTGCGCGGGCTCGGTCTGGCCATCGGGATCGCGGGGGTAATCGCCGCGATCGTCGAGCTACCCGAGATCGCAAACCAGAGCCGGTTCGTGCCGCTCGGGTGGACGGTGGTCGAGGTGGCGCTGGCCTTCGGGTTGTTCCCGGTGCTCGCGGTCGTCTCGGTCGGGATGAGTTGCCGCGCCATCCAGTACGTCGCCGGTCTGGCGGCCGTGAGTTTCGTCGCCGCGATGGCGGTGGTCCCGTTCGCCTATTCGCGGCCCGAGGCCGAGGGGGCCTCGGTGTGGCTGTACCGGGTACTCGCGCTGGGTGTCCTTGCGGCCGTCCTTGCCTGGCGTCCGCCGCTGGCTATTGCGTACCTGCTGGTCAGCGCCGCACTCGGTGCGCTCGCGAATCTGTTCGTGCTGCGGGAGACCACAGCGCTCTCACTGCTAGGCGATTTCGCCAGGGCAGCAGGGCTCAGCGCGTTGTTTCTGTGGTGCGCTATTCATGCCAGGGTCGCGGCCGACCGGGTCGACCGCGAGTCGGCCATAGAGAGCAGCCGGGCGGCGGTGGTCGCGGGCGCGGCGGCCAGGGAGCGAGAACGGGCGCGCTTCGCCGCGCTGATCCACGACGCGGTGCTCTCGACTCTGCTGGACGCTTCGCGCGGCGGGACCGAATCGCCGGTGCTGCGCCGACAGGCCGAGCAGACCTTGGAACAACTCGACGCATGCCGGGTGGGCGAGGTCGAACCCGACCGGCTGGACGCGCAGTCCGCGATCGGGTTCCTGCGCTCGGCCGTGCACGAGGTGAACCCCGGCATCCGGTTCACCGCGCGGCGCTGGGCCGGATTCGACGATCTGCACCTGCCGGTGGAGGCCGCGAGCACGATCGCCGCGGCGCTGGCCGAGGCCGCGCGCAACAGCTTGCGTCACGCCACCTTCGAGGGCCGCGAGGTGCGCCGTACTGTCACCGTGACGATCAGCGCGGGCGGAATCCGCGTGGTGTTCCGGGACGACGGCACCGGTTTCGACCTGAGTGAAGTACCCGCCGATCGGCTCGGTATCTCGGTGAGCATCCTCGGCCGCATGCGCCGTCTCGCGGGCGGTGCCGGATTCGTGGAATCGCAGCCGGGTGAGGGCACGACTGTGACGCTGGTGTGGGGTGGAGATGGCTGA
- a CDS encoding response regulator transcription factor — protein MTWAEGCGENAPRRIGLVEDHESVAIGLAAMLAPEPDLDLVLASGTVPDLLTAVDGAPQLDLVVLDLRLADGSTPEDNVRALRDRGIEVLVFTGADNVFLVRSAARAGVLGVVRKSEDVPTVVAAVRRAASGEQVVTTDWAAAIDGDPQLSDVGLSPRQEEVLTLYASGEKASRVARLTGLSEQTVNDYLGRIRQKYADAGRPAPTKTDLYKRAVEDGWLPVPERHPRG, from the coding sequence GTGACGTGGGCCGAAGGATGCGGCGAGAACGCACCGCGCCGGATCGGATTGGTCGAAGACCACGAATCCGTCGCGATCGGTCTGGCCGCGATGCTTGCGCCGGAACCCGACCTCGATCTGGTGCTGGCCTCTGGCACCGTGCCGGACCTGCTGACCGCCGTCGATGGTGCGCCGCAGTTGGACCTGGTCGTGCTCGATCTGCGACTGGCCGACGGGTCGACACCCGAGGACAATGTGCGCGCACTGCGTGACCGCGGCATCGAGGTGCTGGTTTTCACCGGAGCGGACAACGTGTTCCTGGTGCGCTCCGCGGCGCGCGCCGGTGTGCTCGGCGTGGTGCGCAAGTCCGAGGATGTGCCGACCGTGGTCGCCGCGGTGCGCCGCGCGGCCTCCGGCGAACAGGTGGTCACCACCGACTGGGCGGCCGCCATCGACGGTGACCCGCAATTGTCGGACGTGGGTCTGAGCCCGCGCCAGGAAGAAGTGCTCACGCTGTACGCGTCCGGCGAGAAGGCGTCCCGGGTCGCGCGGTTGACCGGTTTGTCCGAGCAGACGGTCAACGACTATCTCGGCCGGATCCGGCAGAAGTACGCCGACGCGGGGCGTCCGGCGCCGACCAAGACCGACCTGTACAAGCGGGCGGTGGAGGACGGATGGCTACCGGTTCCCGAGCGGCATCCGCGCGGATGA
- a CDS encoding flavodoxin family protein, whose translation MARLLIIHHTPSPYMQAMFEAVVSGATDPEIEGVEVVRRAALAVTTPDVLEADGYLLGSPANLGYMSGALKHAFDTFYYPCLDSTRGRPYGLYLHGNEGTEGAERGVERVTTGLGWECAAATVVVSGPPGKEDIQRCWELGATLAAGLME comes from the coding sequence GTGGCCCGGTTGCTGATCATCCATCACACGCCGTCCCCGTATATGCAGGCGATGTTCGAGGCCGTCGTCTCCGGGGCCACCGACCCCGAGATCGAAGGCGTTGAGGTTGTGCGCCGGGCAGCGCTGGCCGTCACCACGCCGGACGTGCTGGAAGCCGACGGGTACCTGCTCGGCTCCCCGGCGAATCTGGGCTACATGAGCGGTGCGCTCAAGCATGCGTTCGACACTTTCTACTACCCGTGCCTCGATTCGACCCGCGGCCGCCCGTACGGGCTCTACCTGCACGGTAACGAGGGCACCGAAGGCGCGGAGCGCGGCGTGGAGCGCGTGACAACCGGCCTGGGCTGGGAGTGCGCCGCCGCGACGGTGGTCGTCTCCGGCCCGCCCGGCAAGGAGGACATCCAGCGTTGCTGGGAACTCGGCGCGACGCTGGCCGCGGGACTGATGGAGTAA